In the Longimicrobium terrae genome, one interval contains:
- a CDS encoding response regulator, with protein MTARNDSIVILMADDDEDDRLLARDALAQSALAADLRFVNDGVELLQYLRREPPFADPAAAPRPGVILLDLNMPRMDGREALQALKADPELRRIPVVIMTTSEAEEDIVRSYDLGAASFITKPMTYAGLVEVMRGFGTYWIEVVGLPSDD; from the coding sequence ATGACCGCACGCAACGATTCCATCGTGATCCTGATGGCGGACGACGACGAAGACGACCGCCTGCTGGCCCGCGACGCGCTGGCGCAGTCCGCCCTGGCGGCAGACCTCCGCTTCGTGAACGACGGCGTGGAACTGCTGCAGTACCTGCGGCGCGAACCGCCCTTTGCCGATCCCGCGGCGGCGCCGCGGCCGGGGGTGATCCTGCTGGACCTCAACATGCCGCGCATGGACGGGCGCGAGGCGCTGCAGGCGCTCAAGGCCGACCCCGAACTGCGCCGCATTCCCGTCGTCATCATGACCACCAGCGAGGCGGAGGAGGACATCGTGCGCAGCTACGACCTGGGCGCGGCGTCGTTCATCACCAAGCCCATGACCTACGCGGGGCTGGTGGAGGTGATGCGCGGGTTCGGCACGTACTGGATCGAGGTCGTGGGGCTGCCCAGCGATGACTAA